One genomic window of Halolamina sediminis includes the following:
- a CDS encoding DUF5800 family protein, which produces MTALSFDEEGVDVVYEGTEFRLEKPLIEEATEKSYPDVTDHEVLKIVEEDPTISGEPRRVGDIVQSI; this is translated from the coding sequence ATGACCGCACTTTCGTTCGACGAGGAGGGCGTCGACGTCGTCTACGAGGGCACCGAGTTCCGACTGGAGAAGCCGCTGATCGAGGAGGCGACCGAGAAGTCCTACCCCGACGTGACCGACCACGAGGTGCTCAAGATCGTCGAGGAGGACCCCACCATCTCTGGGGAGCCCCGCCGAGTCGGCGACATCGTGCAGTCGATCTGA